AGGGGCTCATGAAATACAGAGCTTTTGTCTTGGACATACAGAGTAAGTGAGACTTTAAAGCAACAACATGTAATCTAATGTTTGGTTTCTTGGAGCGTCATTGAGTACTGAATAATTAACACCTGATGTATCATTTTGTCTTAAATTCTTGATAGGTTCGTCACCTGCATAACCTTTGTTCAGAACTCAGAGCTTACTCAAGGATACCTCATGTCTGGAAGTGGAGATTCCAGTGTAAGTGGTCTTGAAGTCTCTATTAATGTATAGTTTAGACTCCTTGCTACTGATGTTGAAACCTTTTAGGTTCGACTGTGGGATATTACATCTGGGTCTCTTCTGGACACATGTGACGTTAGTCCAACGGTAAAACATTTCAATCATTCTTCCCGTCAATTTGTCATTTGGAACTCTTGGTTATGACTTATGTAGTTTTGACATTCGTTAGAGAaatcatagttttttttctaattgaTGTTTGCTTATTGAAGGTAAAACATTTAGAGTCTAATGAAAGTGAGCCAACGCAAGTCACAGTTACCGATATAAGCGCACTCCCAAATTCTTCTCTTGCAGCAGTGTCTATTCAAAGGCAAGTCTGTTTTGTTTTAGCATGCATACGGTTCTTTCAAGATATCAAATGTTTGATTACTTCCACTTATGTTAAAACGCAGTTTTCAAGGAATAGTATTGCTACACTGTGATTTATCAGCCCATACTCTCTCCATTACAAAGGTATGATGACACTTGTTAGCAAAACCATGTAAATGAACCACAGTTTTTAACTGtgtaatatatatcttttaggTGATTAAAATCCCTGGAGATAGTTTCATCCCCACAAGTATCTCCTTTAGCACATCAACAAGGTTACTATGGATGGTATCAGGAGCCTCGAATGGTTCAAACCATCCTGGTTATACAAGGGTTCGTCTCATCTCGCCCATTGAAGCTGAACCATCTTCAGTCCTTGAAGACGAGCAGGTTCCTGGAGGGACAACACTGTTGGAGCATTTGCAAGGTAAAGTTTCAATAGAAGAGAGTGTGATGAGTGCTGCAGCAGAAGCTGTGAGGGCAGCAATGTGCAGCCTTATGGTGAAGAAGCAATACTCTGAAGAGAATAGAGAGTTCAGGAAAAACAACAGAAATGATAAGAAACCCACACAGTGATTGCAATTTGCTGAACTTTTTTTCTGGCTTAtgattaatgttttgttttgtgatttttgatCATTGTAACTCTTTTGTTTGTTGGCGCAACGATATTCAATCGAAAATGCAAATTAAAACGTTGTTCTCACAGTTTTAACAAAACCACCCACATGTAGTAAAGAAGATACTCTATAAGATAACAAACAACAGAGTTCTGACGTTTCGTAAATTATCTGAGAATGgtttaaaacaacaaaacacaGTAAAGATGTAACACTAGCTGTCGTTCTGAGAAGGCATGAGGCGGAGTCTCTCTTCCGAGACTTGTGCGCGAGCACCACCAAAATGCCTCTCCTCAGCGAGCAACGACTGTAAATCACTTCCGTTGGCTAAGCTGTTGAACTCAACGGCTTTAGAAGGCATAGTTGGGTAACGTCTTTGGCAGAATGTCATCAATCTTTTAACTGACTGGAGATACTTGCGAGTGGTCTCGTCGTTCATGATGTGAGCAACACTGTTGGTGTGAATCTTCTCTCGCGCGGAACGTTCGTGGATACCAACCATAGTCACACCGATGGGCCATGGTGCATTTCCTATGGCTAGTTTGATGTAGTGATCCATTGCAGCGAGGTAGTCTCGCTTTATGCAGTGGTTAACCATCACCATTAAAGCTTGACGAATATCAGATGGCAAACCCTGCAATTTGTTAGCCATCACAGCAACTTTTAAGTACATAAGAGCTCACAAAACTTCAATGCAAAGAGTAAATCTACCCTAATAAGACAGGTATGCACCAAAATCTTCTAGACTAAACTAAATGCAGATAAGAGAGGCTTCAATGACAAATATTTCAAGGTGCATTCTTATATAATTAGTAAAGAAACAAAGTGCTACTTGCGATTCTACGTGTCTATGTAGCATTGGACTTACTGAAAGCTCGTTTGTGCATTTGTGCTCCTAAGTAAACTAAGTTTGATCAACATAGTTTATTCGATTAAAACATAGATAATCTACATAACAATTTGCTACGCGTTCTCATTAACACAATGTTTCAGACAGAAACAGCAAGCAAAAGCAAGAAGAACttgtaagaaaaaagaaaatgattttgCTTTATACCTTGTTCCTGCATAAGTTGAAGAGAGGAGTAAGATACCTAGCACACTGCTTAAAAGTGGCTACATTCTTCTTTCCTTTAGCAGTTCTCCTCTCAGTGTTCTCCACAGCATCAAGCTCCTGTTTCCATTCAATCAACAGCTTCTTGTAGAACACAAGAATCTTATCCTCATCACAAAGATCCTCGAAGTTAGACTTCAAACGCTTCAAATCCTTATCAGCATCAACATCACTAGACTCACCACCACTACTAAGCTCACCATCCCTAGTCTCCCCTCTGTCGCCttcctctctccctctctcatcTCTACCTTTCCTCTTCCTATCCCCCATGATACCATTCTTCTGCCGCTTCTTCAGCTCAGATATGTCACGCAAGAAATCGTTCGTCTGCCCGTCGGTCACGTCGCTGTCGACCTCGAACAGCCCTTCCTTCAACACGTACTTGAGTCGATCGAGGCGCGCCTGACCGTCCTCCCCGAAGAGAGTCACCGGCTGCTTGAGGATTCTCAATCGGCGAACCACTTCCTGCCTTGGGAGAGTTAGGGTTTCGATGTTCTTCTCGTCGGTTAGGGATTTGGAATCAGCGGCGTCCGATGCGGAGGGTTTGGAATCAGCCATAGCTGTAGCAGATGAAGAAATAGATGATTTTCCACCGTTATCAGCTGCGGCTCTACGCTGGGCCTTGAGCTCATGCTCGCGTCGCTCTTCTTCGCGAAGCTTCTGGAGTTTCTTCTGCTCGATCTCGGATCGCTTGTAGAACTTCTTTCCACCGGATTCCTCGGAAAGACTCTGCCTTTTCTTCAGAATCTCTTGCCTCAGCAGATCCATCGGGAGATTGATTGGTGATGGATGATAATtcaaataacaaattatatatgacGTAATCGTTGTCTTAAGCCCGAATGTAAATGGGCTTAGATAGATTTCTAACTGGCCCATTTAAAAAAGGAAGATGACGACGATTCGTAGATTCAGCTGCAACGACCTTCTCCGCTTCACCTCGACCACCTCACTGAAACAGTAATCAGTTATTCTTCCTTTTGTAGGCACTGGTTGATTAGTTTCTTTCTTTAATTGGAACAGTTCAATATGTCATTCTATATGACCTACTTGGCGAGATGGCCCGACTATTTTCCTGTGTTCTTCATTTTTTGGCAGCTTGGGTACATAATCTATAGACGGGTTCTACGCTATTATTCAGGGGAGGAAGATGGGTTAGGTGAGAAGAGGCTTGTTGATTCCATCATCTCTCTAATCTATAATAGCCTTTGCTTTCTTATTCATTGTCTTTAAGATCTAAACACAGATATGAGGAAGGCATTATCAAGAGATGTAGATAAAAAGTCTGTGATTCCTCTCAAGAGACCCATTACTCCTCCTGATGAACTAGAGTATGATTCAGTGTCCAAAATGACTATGTCCCTTTGTTTTCGTcatgtttttgtatttacattaagaaaaaaaattccccacacaaaattttaatttaatttgatttttttttttttttttttaatttaatggcGCGGTTCGTCGTATAGTTTCCTCTGATGGGCCAAACGGATATTTTAGAGATAAGAAAACTAATCAGAAACACAAGACGAAATCTctctctccatgagaactctaCTCTCTCAACGCCCATGTGTGACGTCACCGTTACTCATCTCCGCTTCATTCCCACCGTTCCCTCGCCGGTGCATTCGCTTATCTTCCTTTTCTCCTCCACGTCACAAGCGCCTCTCCTCTCTCTCAATCAGAAACGCTTCGCTTGAATCCGCCGATCAGACTTCTCCCTCTAGGCCGCGAACTCTTTATCCCGGCGGTTACAAGCGTCCCGAGCTCGCTGTTCCCGGTTTACTTCTCCGCCTCGACGCGGATGAGGTTATGAGCGGGAACCGTGACGAGACTCTTGATTTAATCGACCGCGCGTTAACCAAATCGGTCCAGATCGTCGTGCTCGACGGCGGAGATACCGCCGGTAAGCTCTACGAGGCGGCTTGTTTGCTGAAGTCACTTGTCAAGGGCCGTGCTTACCTCTTGATCGCCGAACGCGTTGATATCGCCGCCGCCGTTGGTGCGAGTGGTGTCGCTCTCTCCGACGAAGGTATAGctaatttcaatttcaatttcaattttagcTTTTGTTTAACAAATGCTATTATGTACAGGTCTTCCGGCGATAGTAGCGAGGAACACTTTGATGGGTTCAAATTCTGAGTCGGTGGTTCTCCCTTTGGTGGCTAGGATTGTGAAGGATGTTGATTCTGCTCTAACTGCCTCTACCTCTGAGGGTGCTGATTTCCTCATACTTGTTGGATCTGGTGAAGATCAGCAAGTggctgattctttgttgaagaGCGTGAAGATACCCATTTTTGTGACTTGCAGAAGCAAAGGAGAAGATAAGGAAGAGTTGCGGTTACTCAAATCAGGAGCATCTGGTTTCGTTGTATCTTTGAATGATCTGCGTTCTTCCAGGGATGTTGCTCTTCGCCAGTTTCTTGATGGAGCTTCTTATGTTAACGAGAACGAAACACCATTGGTTGAGGCTAGTGACCTTCAGGAGAAACATGGTGCTACTGGTTTCGTCAAATTAGAGGACAAGCAGAAAGAAATTATAGAAATGGAGAAATCAGTTTTGAGGGAGACTATTGAAATTATCCACAAGGCGGCTCCACTGGTGatttttatttacaacattTGGTAGTCAGTTTTTCTGAAATGGTTAgagtctaatttttttttgcgaCCATAACGTGGTTTAATTTGCGTCTTGGACTGTTTTTCAATAACAGATGGAAGAAGTCTCCCTACTGGTCGATGCAGTTTCCCGGATTGATGAGCCGTTTTTGATGGTTATAGTGGTAATTCTGCACTCAACTCCGTCAAATTGTGGTTCCAGGGATATGCATTGGTATTAGCTCTTTATTCATGAAAAACATTTGTTAGTTACTCTTTTGCCAGCAGTAGATAGATCTTTGCTAGACAATTCACATGCTTCTTAATTGTAATTTGTACTCTCTGATAAAGGACATAGTTTTCTCGCTT
The window above is part of the Brassica napus cultivar Da-Ae chromosome C8, Da-Ae, whole genome shotgun sequence genome. Proteins encoded here:
- the LOC106400595 gene encoding pre-mRNA-splicing factor 18-like, which produces MDLLRQEILKKRQSLSEESGGKKFYKRSEIEQKKLQKLREEERREHELKAQRRAAADNGGKSSISSSATAMADSKPSASDAADSKSLTDEKNIETLTLPRQEVVRRLRILKQPVTLFGEDGQARLDRLKYVLKEGLFEVDSDVTDGQTNDFLRDISELKKRQKNGIMGDRKRKGRDERGREEGDRGETRDGELSSGGESSDVDADKDLKRLKSNFEDLCDEDKILVFYKKLLIEWKQELDAVENTERRTAKGKKNVATFKQCARYLTPLFNLCRNKGLPSDIRQALMVMVNHCIKRDYLAAMDHYIKLAIGNAPWPIGVTMVGIHERSAREKIHTNSVAHIMNDETTRKYLQSVKRLMTFCQRRYPTMPSKAVEFNSLANGSDLQSLLAEERHFGGARAQVSEERLRLMPSQNDS
- the LOC106400596 gene encoding tRNA (guanine-N(7)-)-methyltransferase non-catalytic subunit wdr4-like; its protein translation is MEESHIEEEGERQTKHEVAPALISVHPFQKSVAVTVGSALRVFDLIEGRPVSLVDESDGPSHKDSIRAIRYGSSGKLFASAGDDKLVKIWSADSWPWQCRNTISSEKRVTAVAISSDDSYVCYADKFGVVWVVNLDGINEGKVLPSKKGVQLLCHYCSIITSLEFSPDGRYILSADRDFKIRVTVFPKKPLQGAHEIQSFCLGHTEFVTCITFVQNSELTQGYLMSGSGDSSVRLWDITSGSLLDTCDVSPTVKHLESNESEPTQVTVTDISALPNSSLAAVSIQSFQGIVLLHCDLSAHTLSITKVIKIPGDSFIPTSISFSTSTRLLWMVSGASNGSNHPGYTRVRLISPIEAEPSSVLEDEQVPGGTTLLEHLQGKVSIEESVMSAAAEAVRAAMCSLMVKKQYSEENREFRKNNRNDKKPTQ